A window of the Halobacterium hubeiense genome harbors these coding sequences:
- a CDS encoding helicase HerA domain-containing protein: MADTAADGDQRIHVGETADGDRLEFPIVEMLTGRGFVTGKSGSGKSNTTSVVVEELLEAGYPVLIVDTDGEYYGLKEEYELLHAGADEECDIQVSVEHAEKLAHLALEENVPIILDVSGYLDDEEADDLLRETVRHLFAKEKKLKKPFLLVVEECHEYIPEGGGVGETGNLLIKVGKRGRKHGLGVVGISQRPADVKKDFITQANWLVWHRLTWENDTKVVGRIVGSDYADDVMDLGDGEAFIQTDWSDDMVKRVQFKRKRTFDAGATPGLDDFERPDLKSVSGSLMEDLGEITDRKEQEQNRIEELESKLENREERIAELESELETARDVSAAARKMANALAHGDGSPPESYQATLQTKNEHIDRLEERIDELEAKVESGVAADESASEDDGDAPEERSDADADTEPAVGSGDEPRDALVDAVQDRLRRRGERSKLQDASDDADATPDDPAGPAAETVVDLLQAPPVVTRVNAARRDSKCNDDAAWRVVSELATNPGASAHDLAAAAGIDVEPVHTLLRELRTRDLVARDDRTYAFNADRMRTLVEHDDPSKPRTELRDQWEP, encoded by the coding sequence ATGGCAGACACCGCAGCGGACGGCGACCAGCGGATTCACGTGGGGGAGACCGCGGACGGCGACCGGCTGGAGTTCCCCATCGTGGAGATGCTCACCGGCCGCGGGTTCGTCACCGGGAAGTCCGGGTCCGGGAAGTCCAACACCACGAGCGTCGTCGTGGAGGAGCTCCTCGAAGCCGGCTACCCCGTGCTCATCGTGGACACGGACGGCGAGTACTACGGCCTCAAGGAGGAGTACGAGCTCCTGCACGCGGGCGCCGACGAGGAGTGCGACATCCAGGTGAGCGTCGAGCACGCCGAGAAGCTCGCGCACCTCGCCTTGGAGGAGAACGTCCCAATCATCCTGGACGTCTCCGGCTACCTCGACGACGAGGAGGCCGACGACCTGCTCCGGGAGACGGTGCGGCACCTCTTCGCGAAGGAGAAGAAGCTCAAGAAGCCGTTCCTGCTCGTCGTCGAGGAGTGCCACGAGTACATCCCGGAGGGCGGCGGCGTCGGCGAGACGGGGAACCTCCTCATCAAGGTCGGGAAGCGCGGCCGCAAGCACGGCCTCGGCGTCGTCGGCATCAGCCAGCGCCCCGCGGACGTGAAGAAGGACTTCATCACGCAGGCGAACTGGTTGGTGTGGCACCGGCTCACGTGGGAGAACGACACCAAAGTCGTCGGTCGCATCGTCGGCAGCGACTACGCCGACGACGTGATGGACTTGGGGGACGGCGAGGCGTTCATCCAGACGGACTGGAGCGACGACATGGTCAAGCGGGTGCAGTTCAAGCGCAAGCGCACGTTCGACGCGGGCGCCACCCCCGGCCTCGACGACTTCGAGCGCCCCGACCTGAAGTCCGTCAGCGGCTCGCTGATGGAGGACCTCGGCGAGATTACCGACCGGAAGGAACAGGAGCAGAACCGCATCGAGGAGTTAGAGTCGAAGCTCGAGAACCGCGAGGAGCGCATCGCGGAGTTGGAGTCCGAGCTGGAGACCGCTCGCGACGTCTCCGCGGCCGCCCGGAAGATGGCGAACGCGCTCGCGCACGGCGACGGCTCCCCGCCCGAGAGTTATCAGGCGACCCTCCAGACGAAGAACGAACACATCGACCGACTGGAGGAGCGCATCGACGAACTCGAAGCGAAAGTCGAGAGCGGCGTCGCCGCTGACGAGTCCGCGAGCGAGGACGACGGGGACGCGCCCGAGGAGCGCTCCGACGCCGACGCCGACACGGAGCCCGCTGTCGGGAGCGGCGACGAGCCCCGGGACGCGCTCGTGGACGCCGTTCAGGACCGGCTGCGGCGCCGCGGCGAGCGCAGCAAACTCCAAGACGCGAGCGACGACGCGGACGCGACGCCGGACGACCCCGCGGGGCCGGCGGCCGAGACGGTCGTCGACCTCCTGCAGGCGCCGCCGGTCGTGACGCGCGTGAACGCGGCGCGCCGCGACTCGAAGTGCAACGACGACGCCGCGTGGCGCGTTGTCTCCGAGCTCGCGACGAATCCGGGCGCAAGCGCGCACGACCTCGCGGCCGCAGCGGGCATCGACGTCGAACCCGTCCACACACTCCTGCGGGAACTCCGCACCCGCGACCTCGTCGCGCGCGACGACCGCACGTACGCGTTCAACGCCGACCGGATGCGCACGCTCGTCGAACACGACGACCCCTCGAAGCCGCGGACGGAACTGCGCGACCAGTGGGAGCCCTGA
- a CDS encoding aldo/keto reductase, which yields MATENDSDTFDIGGELTVHRLGFGAMRVTGPDVIGSPDDEENAREVLQHAVDLGVDFVDTADSYGPGVSERLIRESGIAEDAVVATKAGLLRNATGDWIPHGDPDYIKNQALASLDRLGVDSIDLYQYHRPDPDTDFEDAVHAFAELKDDGLVDHVGLSNVSVEQLETARDIVDIATVQNAYNVVDREYEDVLEACEDYDIGFIPYFPMGGGDLGEQQDDLEAVAADHDATVRQVALAWLLDHSPVTLPIPGTSSIDHLETNVAASHLDLTAEDRARLE from the coding sequence ATGGCAACGGAGAACGACAGCGACACGTTCGACATCGGCGGCGAACTGACAGTCCACCGGCTCGGGTTCGGCGCGATGCGCGTCACCGGCCCGGACGTCATCGGGTCGCCCGACGACGAGGAAAACGCCCGCGAGGTCCTCCAGCACGCCGTGGACCTCGGCGTCGACTTCGTGGACACGGCGGACTCCTACGGTCCCGGCGTCAGCGAGCGCCTCATCCGCGAATCCGGCATCGCCGAGGACGCCGTCGTCGCCACCAAGGCGGGCCTCCTGCGGAACGCGACCGGCGACTGGATTCCCCACGGCGACCCCGACTACATCAAGAACCAGGCGCTGGCCTCGCTCGACCGGCTCGGCGTCGACTCCATCGACCTCTACCAGTACCACCGCCCCGACCCCGACACGGACTTCGAGGACGCCGTCCACGCGTTCGCGGAGCTCAAAGACGACGGCCTCGTCGACCACGTCGGCCTCAGCAACGTCTCCGTCGAGCAGCTGGAGACCGCCCGCGACATCGTCGACATCGCCACCGTCCAGAACGCGTACAACGTCGTCGACCGCGAGTACGAGGACGTCCTCGAAGCCTGCGAGGACTACGACATCGGGTTCATCCCGTACTTCCCGATGGGCGGCGGCGACCTCGGCGAACAACAGGACGACCTCGAAGCCGTCGCCGCCGACCACGACGCCACCGTCCGGCAGGTCGCGCTCGCGTGGCTGCTCGACCACTCGCCCGTGACGCTCCCGATTCCCGGGACGTCGAGCATCGACCACCTCGAAACGAACGTCGCCGCGAGCCACCTCGACCTCACGGCCGAGGACCGCGCGCGACTAGAGTAG
- a CDS encoding cold-shock protein yields MATGTVDFFNDTGGYGFIETDDADEDVFFHMEDIGGPDLEEGQEVEFDIEEADKGPRATNLTRL; encoded by the coding sequence ATGGCAACCGGTACGGTTGACTTCTTCAACGACACTGGCGGTTACGGATTCATCGAGACTGACGACGCGGACGAGGACGTGTTCTTCCACATGGAAGACATCGGCGGCCCGGACCTGGAGGAAGGTCAGGAAGTCGAGTTCGACATCGAGGAGGCCGACAAGGGCCCCCGCGCGACGAACCTCACTCGGCTGTAA
- a CDS encoding HAD family hydrolase — protein sequence MTYDTVVFDNDGVLVGRTRYDVLQAATEDTFEQFGVTDPDPDDIEEMTIGATPKTVSDVCSRYGLKPGEFWPTRDQTAAEAQYEEVREGRKTLYDDLDTLHDLDVSMGIVSSNQQATVDFVLEHFGVDDLFGAAYGREPTIESLERRKPNSHYIDRALADLDADSALFVGDNESDVRAAENAGIDSAFIRRPHRRDWELNVWPTWEIDGLSDLHDIID from the coding sequence ATGACCTACGACACCGTCGTGTTCGACAACGACGGCGTCCTCGTCGGCCGCACGCGGTACGACGTGCTGCAGGCGGCGACCGAGGACACGTTCGAGCAGTTCGGCGTCACCGACCCCGACCCCGACGACATCGAGGAGATGACCATCGGCGCGACGCCGAAGACCGTCAGCGACGTCTGTAGCCGCTACGGGCTCAAACCCGGCGAGTTCTGGCCGACGCGCGACCAGACCGCCGCGGAAGCCCAGTACGAGGAAGTCCGCGAGGGCCGCAAGACCCTCTACGACGACCTCGACACGCTCCACGACCTGGACGTCTCGATGGGCATCGTGAGTTCGAACCAGCAGGCGACCGTCGACTTCGTGTTAGAGCACTTCGGCGTCGACGACCTGTTCGGCGCGGCCTACGGGCGCGAGCCGACGATAGAGAGCCTGGAGCGCCGGAAGCCGAACTCCCACTACATCGACCGCGCGCTCGCCGACCTCGACGCGGACTCGGCGCTGTTCGTCGGCGACAACGAGTCCGACGTGCGCGCCGCGGAGAACGCGGGCATCGACTCGGCGTTCATCCGGCGCCCCCACCGCCGCGACTGGGAGCTGAACGTCTGGCCGACGTGGGAGATCGACGGCCTGAGCGACCTCCACGACATCATCGACTGA
- a CDS encoding DoxX family protein — MTSLRDTLTRFERPLRYAMGAVYVVTGALHFLAPASFERVVPSSLPRPRALVYVSGVAEVVLGVGVLFERTRRLSAWGIVALLVAVFPANVYTVTDDVAGELAPDGMEGVARAIAWARLPFQGVLVLWAWWHARPDAEPET; from the coding sequence GTGACCAGTCTCCGAGACACGCTGACTCGGTTCGAGCGGCCGCTGCGGTACGCGATGGGGGCGGTGTACGTGGTCACGGGCGCGTTGCACTTCCTCGCGCCGGCGTCCTTCGAGCGAGTGGTGCCGTCGTCGCTGCCGCGGCCGCGGGCGCTCGTCTACGTCTCGGGCGTCGCGGAGGTCGTCCTCGGCGTTGGCGTGTTGTTCGAGCGGACGCGGCGGCTGTCGGCGTGGGGCATCGTGGCGCTGCTGGTGGCGGTGTTCCCCGCGAACGTCTACACGGTGACCGACGACGTGGCGGGCGAGCTGGCTCCCGACGGGATGGAGGGCGTGGCGCGCGCGATAGCGTGGGCGCGGCTCCCGTTCCAGGGCGTGCTCGTGCTGTGGGCGTGGTGGCACGCGCGGCCCGACGCCGAGCCGGAGACGTGA
- a CDS encoding ABC transporter substrate-binding protein — MSGSRNQTDSSRREFLAATGTTAVSVAFAGCSSDQTGDETATEAATETDSGATETTEADSQSEEFEVSITQGTMPTTLDPHDHRDIPTDITMLQAYEGLLSRTPEGEITAMLATDWERVEPGHVRFQIRDGPTFHKTGNDLTPEDVAYTINRIVDDEVGFTSPQAGQLDGVTGAEVADGERAVDVYSDGFNPIVFSEFAIYCDIVEKAWVQDNEKSYVAQNMNGTGPFEMTDFQQNQYVEFERYDDYWQEPADVTRLTIDSASDSGVRVNQLVAGETDLVVNVPPQSFSRVEDADASVEAVGSTRVLYNAMKATVEPFSSPQFRRAMNYAIDLETIIQNALQGAGGQTGQPTLEPFFGYNDSIDPYPYDPDEAERLVEESGHAGVSIELHTPAGRYLKDLQIARSVAGMIDELPNVSCEVNQRTFSTLAGELTDSDITTGPDFYLIGWGNATFDASQTISPTLTSDGSLTSWKNEDLDQIMSDADSTTDPDEREQFLQEANQLCHDEAPWIFLNRQYSVYGVSDHIEWTARNDERIDAYAISPAQ, encoded by the coding sequence ATGTCAGGTAGTCGCAATCAAACTGACTCGTCGCGGCGCGAATTCCTCGCCGCCACGGGAACGACCGCCGTCTCCGTGGCGTTCGCCGGCTGCTCGTCCGACCAGACCGGCGACGAGACGGCGACCGAGGCGGCAACCGAGACTGACAGCGGCGCAACCGAGACCACCGAGGCCGACAGCCAGTCCGAGGAGTTCGAGGTGTCCATCACGCAGGGGACGATGCCGACCACGCTGGACCCCCACGACCACCGGGACATCCCCACGGACATCACGATGCTACAGGCCTACGAGGGGCTGCTGAGCCGGACACCCGAGGGCGAGATTACGGCTATGCTCGCGACCGACTGGGAGCGCGTCGAACCCGGCCACGTCCGCTTCCAGATCCGGGACGGCCCGACGTTCCACAAGACGGGCAACGACCTCACCCCCGAGGACGTTGCGTACACCATCAACCGCATCGTCGACGACGAAGTCGGGTTTACCAGCCCGCAGGCCGGCCAGCTCGACGGCGTCACCGGCGCGGAGGTCGCCGACGGCGAGCGCGCAGTCGATGTCTACTCCGACGGCTTCAACCCCATCGTCTTCTCCGAGTTCGCCATCTACTGCGACATCGTCGAGAAGGCGTGGGTGCAGGACAACGAGAAGTCCTACGTCGCCCAGAACATGAACGGCACCGGGCCGTTCGAGATGACCGACTTCCAGCAGAACCAGTACGTCGAGTTCGAGCGTTACGACGACTACTGGCAGGAGCCCGCCGATGTCACCCGGCTCACCATCGACAGCGCCTCCGACTCGGGCGTCCGCGTCAACCAGCTCGTCGCGGGTGAAACCGATCTCGTCGTCAACGTCCCGCCGCAGTCGTTCTCCCGCGTCGAGGACGCCGATGCCTCCGTCGAAGCTGTCGGGAGTACGCGCGTGCTCTACAACGCCATGAAGGCGACCGTCGAACCCTTCTCGTCGCCGCAGTTCCGGCGCGCGATGAACTACGCCATCGACCTCGAGACCATCATCCAGAACGCCCTGCAGGGCGCCGGCGGCCAGACCGGCCAGCCGACGCTGGAACCGTTCTTCGGCTACAACGACAGCATCGACCCCTACCCCTACGACCCCGACGAGGCCGAGCGGCTCGTCGAGGAGAGCGGGCACGCCGGCGTCTCCATCGAACTCCACACGCCCGCCGGCCGCTACCTCAAGGACCTCCAGATTGCGCGCTCGGTTGCGGGCATGATCGACGAGCTGCCGAACGTCTCCTGTGAAGTCAATCAGCGGACATTCTCCACGCTCGCCGGCGAACTCACGGACTCGGACATCACCACCGGGCCAGATTTCTACCTCATCGGCTGGGGGAACGCAACGTTCGACGCAAGTCAGACCATCAGCCCGACGCTGACCAGCGACGGCTCGCTCACCTCTTGGAAGAACGAGGACCTCGACCAGATCATGTCGGACGCCGACAGCACGACCGACCCCGACGAGCGCGAACAGTTCCTCCAGGAAGCCAACCAGCTGTGTCACGACGAAGCGCCGTGGATCTTCCTGAACCGCCAGTACAGCGTCTACGGAGTCTCGGACCACATCGAGTGGACCGCGCGCAACGACGAACGAATCGACGCCTACGCCATCAGTCCCGCGCAGTGA
- a CDS encoding ABC transporter permease — protein MGYLRFLAKRAVQGVFVVWAVVTVVFALRYITPGSPVDFIAPLDAGPDLRESIAESYGLDEPLYVQYGDYLWDLAHLDMGQSYARGTSVGAEVVGALPVSLELALAATVVAIVISIPLGVVSAVNHHQPSDYVATTLSLVGISTPNFWLGVMLVLLLAVQFNVFPTSGLGEMNGETVLFADAVRHLLQGETAWMVEWLAHITLPAVTLGTYFTALVTRLTRSGMLEELGESYVTALRAKGLPESLVRYRHVLKNTLIPIITVLGLQLGTLIGGAVITERVFDLPGLGSLLIEAINQQQWMILQGCLIVISAGFVVVNTVVDALYAYVSPEVAVE, from the coding sequence ATGGGGTATCTCCGCTTCCTGGCGAAGCGCGCGGTCCAGGGCGTGTTCGTCGTTTGGGCGGTCGTCACGGTGGTGTTCGCGCTCCGCTACATCACGCCCGGCAGCCCCGTCGACTTCATCGCGCCACTGGATGCCGGCCCCGATCTCCGCGAGTCCATCGCGGAGTCGTACGGGCTCGACGAGCCGCTGTACGTCCAGTACGGCGACTACCTATGGGATCTCGCACACCTCGACATGGGGCAGTCGTACGCCCGCGGTACCAGCGTCGGCGCCGAAGTCGTCGGCGCGCTCCCCGTGAGCCTCGAGCTCGCGCTCGCAGCGACGGTCGTCGCCATCGTCATCTCCATCCCGCTGGGCGTCGTCAGCGCAGTGAACCATCACCAGCCCTCCGACTACGTCGCGACGACGCTGTCGCTGGTCGGCATCTCGACGCCGAACTTCTGGCTGGGCGTGATGCTCGTGCTGTTGCTCGCCGTGCAGTTCAACGTCTTCCCGACCAGCGGCCTCGGCGAAATGAACGGCGAGACCGTGTTGTTCGCAGATGCCGTCCGACACCTCCTGCAGGGCGAGACCGCGTGGATGGTCGAGTGGCTCGCCCACATCACCCTTCCTGCAGTCACGCTCGGCACGTACTTCACAGCGCTCGTGACACGGCTTACGCGCTCCGGCATGCTGGAAGAACTCGGGGAGAGCTACGTAACCGCGCTGCGCGCGAAGGGACTCCCGGAGTCGCTAGTGCGCTACCGGCACGTGCTGAAGAACACGCTCATCCCCATCATCACGGTGCTCGGCCTCCAGCTCGGGACGCTCATCGGGGGCGCCGTCATCACCGAGCGCGTCTTCGACCTCCCTGGGCTCGGCAGCCTGCTTATCGAGGCTATCAACCAGCAGCAGTGGATGATTCTGCAGGGCTGTCTCATCGTCATCAGCGCGGGGTTCGTCGTCGTGAACACGGTCGTCGACGCCCTCTACGCGTACGTCAGCCCGGAGGTGGCCGTGGAATGA
- a CDS encoding ABC transporter permease — MISPRTWRNLKKEFRRSALAKAGVGLFGVIVVVAVFAPLLAPHNPTVQHLDQKFLPPLGFSAMRTTSSTQMVNGSVEVVQNTTYVSATPTYPLGTNELGQDVLSRVIYGARTSLLVGILGVLVAAIIGVPVGLVAGFYGGSVDDALMRLADVMLAFPSLVLAVSLVGLFGTVTVQVPDPWVALGIAPNMPATFTIPGTVVIVVGLVNWVWLARIARGEALTVSEEEYVKAARSIGASDAHVLRKHVFPNALTPILVLATTQVAAIILLESSLSYLGFSGTTLSWGFNIQNGQGFLAEAWWIATFSGIGIVLAVMSVNFLGDWFRDALDPGVEGEGGV; from the coding sequence ATGATCTCCCCGCGCACGTGGCGGAACCTCAAGAAAGAGTTCCGTCGGAGCGCGCTCGCGAAAGCCGGTGTCGGGCTGTTCGGCGTCATCGTCGTTGTGGCGGTGTTCGCGCCGCTGCTCGCGCCACACAACCCGACCGTCCAGCACCTCGACCAGAAGTTCCTGCCACCGCTGGGATTCAGCGCGATGCGCACGACGTCGTCCACGCAGATGGTCAACGGCTCCGTCGAGGTCGTCCAGAACACCACCTACGTTAGCGCGACGCCGACATACCCGCTCGGCACGAACGAGCTCGGGCAGGACGTCCTCTCGCGGGTCATCTACGGCGCGCGGACGTCGCTACTCGTCGGCATTCTCGGTGTGCTCGTCGCCGCCATCATCGGCGTGCCCGTCGGCCTCGTCGCGGGCTTCTACGGCGGCTCGGTCGACGACGCGCTGATGCGGCTCGCCGACGTCATGCTGGCGTTCCCGTCGCTGGTGCTGGCGGTCTCGTTGGTCGGGCTGTTCGGCACTGTCACCGTCCAAGTCCCCGACCCGTGGGTGGCGCTCGGCATCGCGCCGAACATGCCGGCGACGTTTACGATACCGGGGACGGTCGTCATCGTCGTCGGGCTCGTGAACTGGGTGTGGCTCGCGCGCATCGCGCGCGGCGAAGCGCTAACTGTCTCCGAGGAGGAGTACGTCAAGGCCGCGCGCAGCATCGGCGCCAGCGACGCCCACGTCCTCCGCAAGCACGTGTTCCCGAACGCGCTCACGCCGATTCTCGTGCTCGCGACGACGCAGGTCGCAGCTATCATCCTCCTGGAGAGCTCGCTGTCCTACCTCGGGTTCTCCGGCACCACGCTCTCGTGGGGCTTCAACATCCAGAACGGACAGGGCTTCCTCGCGGAAGCGTGGTGGATTGCGACGTTCTCCGGTATCGGCATCGTGCTCGCGGTGATGAGCGTGAACTTCCTCGGCGACTGGTTCCGCGACGCCCTCGACCCCGGCGTCGAGGGGGAGGGCGGCGTATGA
- a CDS encoding ABC transporter ATP-binding protein has translation MSDDLLRVRNLSTRFFTEDGQVNAVEDVSFTVREGEVFGIVGESGSGKSVTALSLLDLVESPGRITDGEIWYRNPEVADTYSGEFVDGDFVDVVRLPESVRRSLRGPSFSMIFQDPMTSMDPSVTVGEQIAEAVEVQRRASANPRSTRSRTQGYALGSLLADTLVPTRGYVSDEAWDRAVSLLEDVGIPDAADRAHEYPHEFSGGMLQRAMVAQALAGEPDLLVADEPTTALDVTIQAQILDLLEDVQAERDTSIVLITHNLGVIARMADRVGVMYAGEIVERGTLADVFDDHVHPYTRGLVESVPDIDDPDPRLDPIEGNVPSLLDEEMGQRCYFADRCPKAMEECLEKPAEFDVGGDEHAAKCYLADHEYAESRALSADHFEEVAADE, from the coding sequence ATGAGCGACGACCTGCTCCGCGTCCGGAACCTCTCGACACGCTTCTTCACCGAGGACGGCCAGGTGAACGCCGTCGAGGACGTCTCCTTCACCGTCCGTGAGGGTGAAGTGTTCGGCATCGTCGGCGAGTCCGGCTCCGGGAAGAGCGTCACCGCGCTCTCCCTGCTGGACCTCGTGGAGTCGCCGGGCCGCATCACGGACGGCGAAATTTGGTACCGGAACCCCGAGGTCGCGGACACCTACTCCGGGGAGTTCGTCGACGGCGACTTCGTCGACGTCGTTCGTCTCCCCGAGTCGGTGCGGCGCTCGCTGCGCGGGCCGTCGTTCTCGATGATATTCCAGGACCCGATGACGAGCATGGACCCGTCGGTGACCGTCGGCGAGCAGATTGCGGAAGCCGTCGAGGTTCAGCGCCGCGCGAGCGCGAACCCGCGGTCGACGCGCTCGCGCACGCAGGGGTACGCCCTCGGGTCGCTGCTAGCGGACACGCTCGTCCCGACCCGCGGGTACGTCTCCGACGAGGCTTGGGATCGCGCGGTCTCGCTGCTGGAGGACGTCGGCATCCCCGACGCCGCCGACCGTGCCCACGAGTACCCCCACGAGTTCTCCGGGGGGATGCTCCAGCGCGCGATGGTTGCGCAGGCGCTCGCGGGCGAACCGGATCTGCTGGTCGCCGACGAGCCGACGACCGCACTGGACGTCACGATTCAGGCCCAGATTCTGGACCTGCTTGAGGATGTCCAGGCCGAGCGCGACACGAGCATCGTGCTCATCACACACAACCTCGGCGTCATCGCCCGGATGGCCGACCGCGTCGGCGTGATGTACGCCGGCGAAATCGTCGAACGCGGCACGCTCGCGGACGTCTTCGACGATCACGTCCATCCGTACACGCGCGGGCTCGTTGAGAGCGTCCCGGACATCGACGACCCGGATCCCCGCCTCGACCCCATCGAGGGCAACGTTCCGAGCCTCCTTGACGAGGAGATGGGCCAGCGGTGCTACTTCGCGGACCGCTGCCCGAAAGCCATGGAGGAGTGTCTGGAGAAGCCCGCCGAGTTCGACGTGGGCGGCGACGAGCACGCGGCGAAGTGCTACCTCGCCGACCACGAGTACGCCGAGTCGCGGGCGCTCTCCGCGGACCACTTCGAGGAGGTGGCCGCCGATGAGTGA
- a CDS encoding ABC transporter ATP-binding protein, with amino-acid sequence MSDPLLSVEDLQKYYYERDSLLDTLFRREPTAVRAVDGVSFDVYEGETLGLVGESGCGKSTTGETILRLRDPTGGTVKFDGADVAALSGDALTEFRRRAGIVFQDPYGSLDPRMTVGEIVREPLDVHDIGTPTDREDRVLELLERVGLSADQFDRYPHEFSGGQQQRVGIARALALEPDFLVLDEPVSALDVSVQAQILNLLDDLQEEFGLTYLFIAHDLSVVRHICDRVAVMYLGEIVETGAVEDIFERPQHPYTRALLESVPRPETAEADREIATLSGDVPSPRDPPSGCRFRTRCPAVIPPDDLDVEQAAFRAIMDVRDRLDRGELDAADIAAADDWHDHVPHDVPDALADALADAFGSLADGDEAAARDRLRETFETVCERDNPALPDEGAGAACHLVD; translated from the coding sequence ATGAGTGACCCACTGTTGTCGGTTGAGGACCTCCAGAAGTACTACTACGAGCGCGACTCGCTGCTGGACACCCTGTTTCGCCGCGAGCCGACCGCGGTACGGGCCGTCGACGGCGTAAGCTTCGACGTTTACGAGGGCGAGACGCTCGGCCTCGTCGGTGAGTCCGGCTGCGGGAAGTCCACGACCGGTGAGACCATCCTGCGCCTCCGGGACCCTACCGGGGGGACCGTCAAGTTCGACGGCGCCGACGTCGCCGCGCTCTCCGGGGACGCGCTCACGGAGTTCCGGCGCCGCGCGGGCATCGTCTTCCAGGACCCCTACGGGAGTCTCGACCCGCGGATGACCGTTGGCGAAATTGTCCGCGAGCCGCTCGACGTCCACGACATCGGCACGCCCACGGACCGCGAGGACCGCGTCCTTGAGCTCCTCGAGCGTGTCGGCCTCTCGGCCGACCAGTTCGACCGCTACCCCCACGAGTTCTCCGGCGGCCAGCAGCAGCGCGTCGGCATCGCGCGGGCGCTGGCGCTGGAGCCGGACTTCCTCGTGCTCGACGAACCAGTGAGTGCGCTCGACGTGAGCGTGCAAGCCCAGATTCTGAACCTGCTGGACGACCTCCAGGAGGAGTTCGGGCTGACGTACTTGTTTATCGCTCACGACCTCTCCGTGGTGCGCCACATCTGCGACCGCGTGGCGGTGATGTATCTCGGGGAAATTGTGGAGACGGGTGCCGTCGAGGACATCTTCGAGCGCCCTCAGCACCCGTACACGCGGGCGCTGCTGGAGAGCGTGCCGCGCCCGGAGACAGCGGAAGCCGACCGCGAAATCGCGACGCTCTCCGGGGACGTCCCCTCGCCCCGCGACCCGCCGTCCGGGTGTCGGTTCCGCACGCGGTGTCCGGCCGTGATTCCGCCCGACGACCTCGACGTCGAACAGGCCGCGTTCCGCGCGATTATGGACGTCCGCGACCGCCTCGACCGCGGCGAACTCGACGCCGCCGACATCGCGGCCGCGGACGACTGGCACGACCACGTTCCCCACGACGTGCCCGACGCGCTCGCCGACGCGCTCGCCGACGCGTTCGGTTCGCTCGCCGACGGCGACGAGGCCGCCGCCCGCGACCGCCTCCGCGAGACGTTCGAGACGGTCTGCGAGCGCGACAACCCCGCACTCCCCGACGAGGGCGCAGGCGCCGCCTGCCATCTCGTCGACTGA